From a single Brassica oleracea var. oleracea cultivar TO1000 chromosome C5, BOL, whole genome shotgun sequence genomic region:
- the LOC106295087 gene encoding polycomb group protein FERTILIZATION-INDEPENDENT ENDOSPERM-like — protein sequence MSKIALGNESLVGSLTPSNKKSYKLTNRIQEGRIPLYSVVFNSIDARFFNCFVSAGGNGINLYNCLEDGGISSLHSYTDEDNEESFYTVSWACGVEGNPFVAAGGVKGIIRVLNVKEKMVHKTLVGHGDSVNEIKTHHMKPQLVLSASKDESVRLWNVETGICILIFAGTAGHRYEVVSVDFHPHDKHRFVSCGMDTTIKIWSMKEFWTYVDKSFTWKDDPSKFPTKFVQFPVFTTSVHTNYVDCNRWFGDFILSKSVENEILLWEPQLKDNSPGEGTSDVLLRYPIPNCNLWFIKFSCDLSLNYLSIGNQKGKIYVWDLKSCPPVLVTVLSHSLSKSVIRQTAMSTNGNTILAASEDGTIWRWDAVTKVAESL from the exons ATGTCGAAGATAGCTTTAGGGAACGAATCACTTGTCGGGTCTTTGACTCCATCCAACAAAAAATCGTACAAACTGACCAACAGGATTCAAGAAGGGAGGATACCTTTGTATTCTGTTGTTTTTAACTCCATCGATGCTCGTTTCTTCAATTGTTTCGTCTCCGCTGGTGGAAATGGG ATTAATTTGTACAATTGTCTTGAAGATGGTGGCATATCTTCATTGCACTCCTACACTGATGAAGAT AATGAGGAGTCATTTTACACTGTAAGCTGGGCGTGTGGCGTTGAAGGGAACCCATTTGTTGCGGCTGGAGGAGTGAAAGGCATAATCCGAGTCCTTAACGTCAAAGAAAAAATGGTTCATAAG ACCCTTGTGGGCCACGGTGATTCAGTGAATGAAATTAAGACACACCATATGAAACCTCAGCTTGTGCTTTCTGCTAGCAAG GATGAATCTGTTCGACTGTGGAATGTTGAAACTGGGATTTGTATTCTGATATTTGCTGGAACTGCAGGTCATAGATACGAAGTTGTAAGCGTG GATTTTCATCCCCATGATAAGCACCGTTTTGTTAGTTGTGGTATGGACACCACTATTAAGATATGGTCAATGAAAG AGTTTTGGACATATGTCGATAAGTCATTCACATGGAAGGATGATCCATCAAAGTTCCCAACAAAATTTGTACAATTCCCT GTATTTACAACTTCAGTTCATACAAATTATGTTGACTGTAACCGCTGGTTTGGTGATTTTATTCTTTCAAAG AGTGTGGAGAATGAGATCCTGTTGTGGGAACCACAACTTAAAGATAATTCTCCTGGAGAG GGTACTTCAGATGTTCTACTCAGATACCCTATTCCAAATTGTAATCTCTGGTTTATTAAGTTTTCTTGCGACCTCTCTTTGAATTATCTTTCAATAG GGAATCAGAAAGGCAAGATTTATGTCTGGGATTTAAAGAGTTGCCCTCCTGTTTTGGTTACAGT GTTATCACACAGTCTATCAAAGTCTGTGATCAGGCAAACCGCTATGTCCACTAATGGAAA CACAATTCTTGCTGCTTCCGAGGACGGAACAATATGGCGTTGGGACGCGGTTACCAAAGTAGCAGAGTCTTTGTAG
- the LOC106345059 gene encoding polycomb group protein FERTILIZATION-INDEPENDENT ENDOSPERM-like gives MTWTHKEGANVFVASGSFGNGINMCICLEDGDISPLHSYTDEDEESFYTASWACDVERNPFVVAGGFNGRIRVINVNDKMVHKTLVGHEGPVNEIRTHPMKPQLVLSASKDGSVRLWNIETGICILVFAGTGGHRSEVLSVDFHPSDMTRFVSCDMEATTKIWSMTESWKYVEMSFTWKDDQKTFPTQVVQFPVFTASDRSNLLNCNRWYGDNIFSKGDACDIRLWLPQLKENSPGEGDFYVRLVYAIPDSYHRIIKFSCDLSIKFVSIGNDKGDIYVWDLKSFPPVLVTVLSHYKSKSLIRQTAMSTDGTTILATSEDGTLWRWDVERH, from the exons ATTAATATGTGCATTTGTCTTGAAGATGGTGACATATCTCCATTGCATTCCTACACTGATGAAGAT GAGGAGTCATTTTACACTGCAAGCTGGGCGTGTGACGTTGAAAGAAACCCATTTGTTGTGGCTGGAGGATTTAACGGCAGAATCCGAGTCATTAACGTCAATGATAAAATGGTTCATAAG ACCCTTGTGGGCCATGAAGGTCCAGTGAATGAAATTAGGACACATCCTATGAAACCTCAACTTGTGCTTTCTGCTAGCAAG GATGGATCTGTTCGATTGTGGAATATTGAAACTGGGATTTGTATTCTGGTATTTGCTGGAACTGGAGGTCATCGATCCGAAGTTCTAAGTGTG GACTTTCATCCCTCTGATATGACTCGTTTTGTTAGTTGTGATATGGAAGCCACTACTAAGATATGGTCAATGACAG AGTCTTGGAAGTATGTTGAAATGTCATTCACATGGAAGGATGATCAAAAAACATTCCCAACACAAGTTGTACAATTCCCT GTATTTACAGCTTCAGATCGTTCAAATTTACTAAACTGTAACCGTTGGTATGGTGATAACATTTTTTCAAAG GGTGACGCGTGTGACATCAGGTTGTGGCTACCACAACTTAAAGAGAATTCTCCTGGAGAG GGTGATTTTTATGTTAGACTTGTATACGCTATTCCAGATAGTTATCACCGGATTATTAAGTTTTCTTGCGACCTCTCTATAAAATTTGTTTCAATAG GGAATGATAAAGGCGACATTTATGTCTGGGATTTAAAGAGTTTCCCTCCTGTTTTGGTTACAGT GTTATCACACTATAAATCAAAGTCTCTGATCAGGCAAACCGCTATGTCCACTGATGGAAC CACAATTCTTGCTACCTCCGAGGACGGGACCTTATGGCGTTGGGACGTGGAGAGGCACTAG